One genomic region from Pararge aegeria chromosome 14, ilParAegt1.1, whole genome shotgun sequence encodes:
- the LOC120629442 gene encoding uncharacterized protein LOC120629442 → MIDEMIQKHIVEPAPTTPSFLSPLFLIKKNSKKSRVIFNLKALNFYMMPRHFHLFRYQQMPEFLQPADWMVKLDLSQAYYHIPIKQEHRRFLRISYNGFLLQMTCLPFGLASAPRMFATVTNWTAEMLRMKGLRLVVYLDDYLIVHQCKTTLRTQVMMAIKFLTSLGWCLNTEKSVTTPRRTVEFLGIHWDTDTNTASLPPEKVSRIRHHLLSLLAAGSWTLKQAQRLLGCLNFETFITHRGRLHCRTLQRHCNLLRKEPLETTRFSEEVSIELEWWLENINQQRPIHPVDKPVNYLITDASDIQWGAVVNNKNIHGVWSPHQRRWHCNLKEMYAVIAAITAQGSVLRKSSVIVQSDNKTVVSYVKNEGGTKSLPLLELTKQLLALVDDLDVVLVPHYLPGVYNVEADGLSRNRTASEWHLKQVEYQRIFSLWGTPEIDLFASKHAYVVPNYVTRDFSDSNACYHEAFSKSWTYHLAWIFPPPGLIPRVLRHLNKAEGRYIIIAPRWTKPFWRPDLKRRALKRPTKIRNLERNLVDTFTGRPPTRVSSLHLEAWLISGGTH, encoded by the coding sequence ATGATTGATGAAATGATTCAAAAACACATTGTGGAACCAGCACCAACAACGCCCTCGTTTCTCTCAcctttatttctaataaaaaagaacagcAAAAAGAGTCGAGTGATTTTCAATTTAAAGgctttgaatttttatatgatGCCAAGACATTTTCATCTATTCCGTTACCAGCAGATGCCCGAATTTCTACAGCCTGCCGATTGGATGGTCAAACTGGATCTCAGTCAGGCTTATTACCACATACCGATCAAACAAGAACACAGACGTTTCCTCCGTATCAGTTACAACGGTTTCCTGCTGCAAATGACGTGCTTACCATTTGGCCTGGCATCAGCGCCGAGAATGTTTGCCACAGTCACAAACTGGACAGCAGAAATGCTCCGTATGAAAGGTCTTCGTTTAGTAGTCTATTTAGACGATTACCTGATTGTTCATCAGTGCAAAACGACTCTCCGAACTCAGGTAATGATGGCCATCAAATTCTTAACCAGCCTAGGTTGGTGTCTAAACACAGAAAAATCTGTCACCACTCCGAGAAGGACAGTAGAGTTTCTGGGAATCCACTGGGACACCGACACCAATACAGCGTCCCTACCCCCAGAAAAAGTAAGCAGAATACGCCATCATCTGCTGTCTCTCCTAGCTGCAGGCTCATGGACCCTCAAGCAGGCGCAACGCCTCTTAGGGTGCCTCAATTTTGAAACCTTCATCACCCATCGGGGAAGGTTGCATTGCCGGACGTTGCAGCGTCACTGCAATCTCCTTCGCAAAGAACCTTTAGAAACTACTCGTTTCAGCGAAGAGGTATCTATCGAACTGGAATGGTGGTTAGAGAACATCAATCAACAGAGACCGATACATCCCGTAGACAAACCGGTAAACTACTTGATAACAGATGCCTCGGATATTCAATGGGGTGCTGTagtaaacaacaaaaatattcacGGAGTTTGGAGTCCACATCAGAGAAGATGGCATTGCAACCTCAAAGAGATGTACGCTGTAATAGCTGCAATAACAGCGCAGGGGTCAGTCCtcagaaaatcttcagtaatcGTGCAGAGCGACAACAAAACCGTTGTGTCATACGTGAAAAACGAGGGAGGGACGAAGTCACTTCCGCTGTTAGAACTGACCAAACAGCTCTTAGCCCTAGTGGACGATCTCGATGTTGTATTAGTTCCTCATTACCTTCCCGGAGTATACAACGTGGAGGCCGACGGCCTCTCCCGAAATCGAACAGCCTCCGAATGGCATCTGAAACAAGTAGAATATCAAAGAATCTTCAGCCTATGGGGAACCCCCGAAATAGATCTCTTTGCATCAAAACACGCTTACGTCGTTCCGAATTATGTTACCAGAGACTTTTCAGACTCGAACGCTTGCTATCACGAAGCGTTCAGCAAATCTTGGACATACCATCTAGCTTGGATTTTTCCACCACCGGGTCTCATCCCGCGTGTACTGCGCCACCTAAACAAAGCGGAAGGCCGGTACATAATAATTGCACCCAGGTGGACGAAACCCTTTTGGCGCCCAGACCTGAAGCGCCGAGCTCTAAAACGCCCAACGAAGATCCGGAACCTAGAGCGCAACTTGGTAGACACCTTCACGGGACGACCGCCGACTCGGGTGTCCAGCCTTCATCTGGAAGCCTGGCTCATTTCGGGTGGGACGCACTGA